The following are from one region of the Heliangelus exortis chromosome 2, bHelExo1.hap1, whole genome shotgun sequence genome:
- the EEF1E1 gene encoding eukaryotic translation elongation factor 1 epsilon-1: MAGAARPGPGVEELSLLEKLLGLPNGNKYGVQGERKVPVLQTNNGPGLTGLMTIAAHLVKQAKKDQLLGSTAEEKAVVQQWLEYRVTRVNGGCSKEDTKIILKDLNMHLEDKVYLAGNIFTLADILMYYGLHHVMVDLTVQEKEKYLNVSRWFNHIQHYPGVRQHLSNVIFIKNRLYTNAH, from the exons ATGGCGGGCGCCGCGCGGCCGGGGCCGGGCGTGGAGGAGCTCTCTCTGCTGGAGAAGTTGCTGGGCCTGCCGAACGGGAACAAGTACGGCGTCCAGGGGGAGCGGAAG GTTCCTGTTCTTCAAACGAACAATGGTCCTGGTCTGACAGGATTAATGACCATAGCTGCCCACCTCGTTAAACAGGCTAAGAAGGACCAACTGCTTGGCAgtactgcagaagaaaaagctgttgtTCAGCAGTGGTTGGAATATAGAGTGACTCGAGTAAATGGAGGCTGTAGTAAAGAAGAtactaaaataattctgaag gaTCTTAACATGCACCTTGAAGATAAAGTGTACCTCGCAGGAAACATTTTTACCTTAGCAGACATTCTGATGTATTATGGATTGCATCATGTCATG GTAGACCTCACAGtgcaagaaaaggagaaataccTTAATGTGTCTCGTTGGTTCAACCACATTCAACATTATCCAGGTGTCCGACAACATCTGTCTAATGTAATCTTTATCAAGAACAGATTGTACACTAATGCTCATTAA